DNA sequence from the Sediminibacillus dalangtanensis genome:
GGATGAAGTAGCGCTCTCCTGGAAGTTCGTCGATGTCATTTCACAAGCTTGGACTGCTAAGAAAGCAAATTTCCCTAACTATGAGTCAGGCTCAATGGGACCGAAAGCAGCGAATGAATTACTGGAAAACGACGGTTTCCATTGGTGGTCGATATAAGGCCTTCTTCAATAATAAGAGAACCAAAAACTTGTTTCTGTGGAGCTGGTTTTTGGTTCTTTTTTTGCATACAAAAGCCCTGACCGGTTAACCGGTCAGGGCTTCTAATGGCTTATATTCAATTGACTTGATGATGAAGTGCTTTTTCGCGGGTTTTCCACCTCATTTAGATCTTCATCGATCCGATGAAGTGCTTTTTCGCGGGTTTTCTGCCTCGTTTTGACCTTCATCAACCAGCAACGCCAAACCCACCCCTTCGTGGGTGCGCAGCTCCGTACGTTGCTCCCGAATGTTCTTCGCTTTTCTTTGTCTAGCTACGGCTCCTAGCGACTAGTAACCTTCCCTCACCTCCATACGATAAGTCAAGCTCGAAAAGGAAATACATCTTTTCGGCTTTCCTTTATCTCCTACGGTTCAGTCCAGCTTATACGTCGCTAATCGAGGCGCCTTCGCTTTTCTTTGTCTAGCTACGGCTCCTAGCGACTAGTAACCTTCCCTCACCTCCGTACGATAAGTCAAGCTCGAAAAGGAAATACATCTTTTCGGCTTTCCTTTATCTCCTACGGTTCAGTCCAGCTTATACGTCGCTAATCGAGGCGCCTCCGCTTTTCTTTGTCTAGCTACGGCTCCTAGCGACTAGTAACCTTCCCTCACCTCCGTACGATAAGTCAAGCTCGAAAAGGAAATACATCTTTTCGGCTTTCCTTTATCTCCTACGGTTCAGTCCAGCTTATACGTCGCTAATCGAGGCGCCTTCGCTTTTCTTTGTCTAGCTACTTCATCCATTCGGTATGGAATATGCCATCTTTGTCTAGACGTTGATAAGTGTGCGCGCCGAAGTAATCACGTTGGGCTTGCAGCAGGTTAGCCGGCAGTTTTTCCGTGCGATAACTGTCGTAATAAGCCAACGCACTGGAGAAGGCCGGTACCGGGATTCCACGCTTAATGGCGATTGCCAATACTTCACGCAAGGATGATTGATAATTTTCCACAATATCCTTGAAATATGGATCAAGCAGCAGGTTGGTCAAACCTGGCTCGCGGTCATACGCTTCTTTGATTTTTTGCAAGAATTGAGCGCGGATGATACAGCCGCCGCGGAAAATCATCGCGATATCGCCGTAGCGAAGATTCCAGTCATATTCTTCAGAAGCGGAACGCATTTGTGCGAACCCTTGGGCATACGAGCAAATTTTACTCATATACAGGGCTTTACGGACTGCTTCGATCAATTCTTTCTTATCTCCCTCGAAGGACTCTTTGGCCATTTCTGGTCCGCTAAGTACTTTGCTTGCTTTGACACGTTCTTCTTTCATCGCTGAGATAAAGCGGGAGAAAACACTTTCCGTGATGATTGGAAGTGGCACGCCAAGATCAAGCGCACTTTGACTCGTCCATTTACCAGTTCCCTTTTGACCGGCAGTATCAAGAATCATATCTACAAGTGGTTTTCCGGTTTCTTCATCCATTTTTGTGAAGATGTCTGCGGTGATTTCGATCAGATAGCTGTCCAGTTCTCCTTTGTTCCAATCCGCAAACACTTCATGTAACTCTTCCGCACTTAGTCCTAATACATGCTTTAAAATAAAGTAAGCTTCAGAGATTAACTGCATGTCACCATATTCAATACCATTATGGACCATTTTCACATAATGGCCGGCCCCGTCCGGTCCAATATATGTCGTACAAGGTTCACCATCCACTTTGGCCGCAATAGCCTCCAAAATTGGCTGCACTTTATCAAAAGCTTCTTTCTGTCCGCCCGGCATGATGGATGGGCCTTTTAAGGCGCCTTCTTCGCCGCCGGAAACACCGGTACCGATGAAATGAAGGCCGGATTCAGCCAGTTCTTTATTTCTGCGAATCGTATCCTTAAAGAACGTATTTCCACCGTCAATCAAAATATCCCCATCATCTAAATGCGGCTTCAACGACTCGATGGTTGCGTCGGTGGCAGCACCAGCTTTGACCATCAATAATATTTTTCTTGGCTTTTCCAATGAAGCGACAAACTCTTCAATCGTTTCAGAACCAACAAAGTTCTTTCCTTTCGCTTCATTCTTTAAAAAGTCCTCTGTTTTCTCATAAGAACGATTGAAAACAGAAACGGAATAACCTCTGCTCTCTATATTCAATGCAAGGTTTTTACCCATTACCGCTAAACCAATGACACCTATTTGCTGCTTTGCCATACGAATTCGATCCTTTCTTCCTGCATTTTTTTACTTTGGTTTCCCTAGTGTGGCTGTCCTGAACGCTGTCTATGTAGAAAGCATGACATGATACCTTGATATCTCTACTATACGGAATTCAAAAATTGCTTGCAAACAATCCCTTTTCCCTTCAGCTTTTGACACCTTGCTAAGTGAAACACTACTTTCTAAGTATACCATGCTTCCAACGTCGGAGTGAATTGGGAAGAATCGTGTCGAATAAAGCTGCGCAAGTAGCACCTAACGATCAAGGGACAGTCCCTCCTTCCTACACAACCTGAAAAAGTACCTTTCTGGCGCTTGGTAAATTTGTTTCTTTTTCCCCAGTTTGTTGCAAGTTAAACCGGGAATTCCCTCTGTAAGCATTGCCATTTTTCTTATTAGGAGGGGACTGAATGTGAAAAAGCGTAATCGAACAAAAAAATGGGTGGTTGCTTCGGTTTTAGCGGCTTTTGCTTATGGCACGACCATGACTCCTACATACAACGTAAGCGCTGAGGCAAACAAAGAGACGGAAGTGAAAAATGTGATTTTTATGATTGGAGACGGGATGGGGCCTGCTTACCAGACTGCATACCGCTACTTCAAGGATGATCCGGATACACAGCAAATGGAGGATACTTTTTTTGACCCGTATTTGACGGGCATGCAGACTACCTATTCTGCCGATGCCTATTTTGACGGTGGTGAAGAAGACGAAAAGGAAAATATTCCCGATTCAGCAGCCACAGCGACAGCAATGTCTTCCGGCGTAAAAACATACAATGGAGCGATTGCAGTCGATTTGGAAAAACACGACACCAAAACGGTCCTTGAGGCCGCCAAGCAACATGGAAAAGCGACCGGTCTGGTTGCTACTTCGCAAATCAACCATGCCACCCCTGCAGCATTCGGCACTCACGATGAATCACGTAACAATTATGATCAAATTGCGGATGATTATTTCGACAATCTCGTAGACGGGGAACATGCGGTGGATGTACTCCTGGGTGGAGGGACGGATTTCTTTATTCGTGATGATCGCGATTTGACCAAAGAATTCAAAAAAGACGGTTACAGCTACATCGACACGAGAAAAAAACTACTCCAGGACAAAAATGAACAAGTACTCGGATTATTTGCTCCTGTCGGACTCGACAAAGCGATTGATCGCACTGAGGATCAACCATCCTTGGCGGAAATGACCATGTCCGCTTTGGAGCGTCTTAAAAAGGATGAGGATGGCTTTTTCCTGATGGTGGAAGGAAGCCAGATCGACTGGGCCGGGCATGACAATGACATTGTTGCAGCCATGAGTGAAATGGAAGATTTTGAACAAGCCTTCGCTAAAGCGATAGATTTTGCCGAGCAAGACGGAGAAACACTGGTCGTGGCAACCGCCGACCATTCGACTGGCGGTTTATCTGTTGGACGTAATGGAGAGTATCAATGGCATCCGGAGGTTTTGCAAGCGGCAGAGAAAACCCCTGACTACATGGCCGAACAGATTGCCGGTGGCGCAGAAATCGAAACCACCTTGGATGAACATATCCAGTTTGATTTGACCGATGATGAAATTGAGGCGGTCCGGGCGGCTTTTGAAGAAGCGAAAGACCAAGACGAGGAAGACCTCATCCTGGCTGTCGATGCGGCAATCGAAAACATATTTGATATGCGTTCCGGAACTGGTTGGACGACCGAAGGGCATACTGGCGTGGACGTCCCTGTGTATGCGTTCGGACCGGGAGCTGAACATTTTTCCGGTCACATGGATAATACGGATAATGCAGATAACATTTTCCGTTTAATGGGGATAGAGGATAAAGAGACAGGCGACCAGCTTGCAGATACGGCTTCCAGCCATCCGACTGGCATCTTAATTGGTTCTATTCTCAGCATTTTAGGCGCCATGTTGTTTATCAGAAAGAAGACACCTGAAGAACATAACAGCTGATGTCAACTGGAAAATCAAGGAGTGATTCCTTATGAGATATTGGTTCGGAATAACGCTGTTTGCCATCGGTATGTTGATGGCTGGCTGGCACGGCTATAGGTGGTGGGAAGAATCAACAGCAGTCATAGTTGATCGAACGGAAGCCAGATCTGTCTCCCTGCATTGGGAGGATACAACCATCCAAGAACCGATGCCGCATAAAACGACTTCTGAAGACCAAAGCAGGGTAAGCGCAGCGCAAACCTTCACGACAGGAGAAAAAATCGCGGAACTGACCATCCCTAAGCTGGACAGGATTTATCCAGTTTTTTGGGGAACGGACAAGGAGACGCTCCAACAAGGGATCGGTATGTATGATTCCCCTTCCATGGCTCAGCCCGATCAACTCGGCCATACCGGTTTGGCCGGTCATCGGGATACCGTTTTTGTCGGATTGGATACCTTGCAGCCAGGAGACAGAATCTATCTTGATTTTCAAGACCAAACCTATGAATACCAGATACGCAAAACCTGGATTACCGACGCGAATGACCGCTCCGTCCTAACGGAGAAACAAGCACCGACTTTGACGCTGACGACCTGCTATCCATTTAATTTTATCGGATCAGCTCCGGATCGATTTATCATCCAGGCGGATTTGATAGGAAAACAAACTTTAGAAGGATCAGCAACATAAACAGTGTTTTCCAGTTCCGATTTGGCCAGATTGGGGTTGCCATCAAAAAATTCAACCAAAACGAAACCGCCGCTTGTCCACATGACAACGGCGGTTATTTTTTCGATAGAATCCACTTATATAAATGGTCGTATCTTCACAGTCTAATCGCGACTCAGTCAATACTCCCTTATGTTGTAACGGACCTTCCCTGTTCCCCTGACCCTTACGCCATCAAATGCGGCTATGGAAGATACAAAAAGCAATCAGGGACTATTTCGCCGGAATATAAGAAGACCCCCCGCTAGAGGAAAGCCATCAGTGAAATTTCAAAGAGCGAGACTCAAGGAGGCTCGCCAGCCGCCCACTGAAGCGATTTCTACAGCGTAATACGGATACTTCACCTGGAATAGGAATGGTTTTTGACAGAGCTTCGTTCAATCAATTCTGTGGACAAATTATAATGGTCCTCCACTTTTTCGCCAGCTAGTACTTGAAAAATCAAGTGAACCGCCAATGCACCAGCCTCATATTTAGGCTGCCGGATGGTCGTAAGCGGCGGCGAAACATACTCGGAAAGCTGGATATCGTCAAAACCGATTACCGAAATATCATCCGGAACGCGGATTCCTTTTTCAGCAAAAGCCTGCAGCCCGCCAATAGCCATTTCATCGTTGGCAAAAAAGACAGCTTCCGGTAAATGCTGCTGGGCAATCAGCATTTTTGTGGAAAAATACCCACTATCCCTCGTGAAGTCACCGGAAATTTTCAAACGGGAGGAAAAAGGAACATGCCGTTTTTCCAACGCCTCTCGATAGCCGGAAAGTCTCCGCTCATTATCATGTGAATTATTCGGCCCGCTGATATAGGCAATTTCTTTCATCCCCCTATCAAGCAGATAATTGGTCGCCATACGTGCCCCCTCCGTATTATCAACCTCCACTTGAATCACATGGTCATGCTGAAGATTGCGGTCCAGTACCACAATCGGAAAATCAGGCCGTGCGGAATCCAAAATCACTTCATCGGTAATATTGTGTGCCAGCACAACCACACCGTCCGCCCGTTTTTCTTTTAAAAATTTGACCGCCGTTGACTGCTGGCCACCGATGGAACTGCAAGCGATCAAATCGTACCCATTTGCCGAAGTTACTTCCTGGACCCCTTTAATCAATTCCGAATAATAAGGTCCGGACAGATCACTTAGGATCAGCACAATCGTTTTCGTTTGGGTTCTTTTTAAATCAGAAGCAAACCCGTTTTTCTGATAGTTCAATGAACGGGCAGCTTCCTCGACTTTTTTTCTTGTGGCGGCACTTATTTTCGCACTGTTGTTTAATGCATAGGAAGCAGTCGAAATCGCCACACCTGCAAGTTTTGCTACATCTTTAATCGTCGCCATAAGCTATAGCCTCCATACCATTATCTATTTCTAGTTTAACAAATGGAAGCCCTTTATTTATCCCCCACTGTAAAAGAATTGGTATTATTTTACCGGCAGCCAGCGCAATACCCGCTGAATCACTTGATCCCAATACTGCCACTCATGATCGCCAGGGCCGAAATCTGTCGTCAACTCAAATGAAGTCTCTTTACAAGCATGTAAAAAACGCCGATTATGTTCATATAAAAAATCTTCCGTGCCGCAGGCCTGATAAAGTGTGGGTTTCTCTGACGCGCTTCCGTCCACACGCCTAAGCTGATACAACAAATCATCGACCGTTCCAGAAATATCCTCATCGCCAAAAACCAAGGATAAATACCTCGATTTGTCGGAATTCTCCTGGCGCACATTTTGCAAATGATACACCATATCGGTCACACCGGACAAGCTTGCTGCAGCCGCAAAGCGGTCAGGATGATTGAGCGCCCATTTCATTGCACCGAATCCACCCATTGACTGGCCAGCCACAAAATTATCCTCCCTTTTCGCGGAGAGCGGAAACAGGGAGCGGGCAGTTTTCGGCAGTTCCTCTGTCAAAAATGTCCAATAGTTGCCTCCGTATCTCATATCGGCATAATAGCTGTTATCCGCCGCCGGCATCACCACAGCCAGGTTCTTCTCTTCTGCATAGCGCTCCAGCGACGTGCACCTCGTCCAGGCTGTATGGTTATCGCTGAAACCGTGCAATAAATACAGGGTAGGATGCCCCTCACCATCTGAACGCCTTTCTTGCGGTAAAATGACCTTCATGGACATATTTTTGGATAACACTTCTGAACCAAAATGACATTCAATCAGAGCCATATAATCGCTCCTCTCGCATACTTTTTACTTAATTCCAGATACATTGAAGCCTTCCACAATATATTTCTGGAAGATCATGAATATCACGACAATCGGTACAACCATAAAGGCAGACCCGGCCATTTGCAACCCATAATTTGTTACATTTTCGTCCTGCAACAGCGCCAACCCGACAGATAGTGTATATAGTGATTCATCGTTCGCCACGATTAACGGCCACAAGAAACTGTTCCAGGAAGCGATAAAGGTAAGGATAACCTGAACAGCCAATATCGGCTTGGCAAGCGGGATGATCAGCTTGAAGAAAATATAAAATTCACCGGCACCGTCCAACCGGGCAGCTTCAATCAAGTCATCCGGGACCGTCACCATGAACTGACGGATTAAAAATATATTAAAGGCAGCAATCAAACCTGGCAGAATAATTCCTGCCATGGTATTGGTCAGCCCCATTTCATTTAAAATCAGATAGGTCGGAATCATGGTGACCTGGCCTGGGATCATCATCGTGATTAAGACAATCATGAACCAGCCTTCTTTGAAACGGAAATTAAATTTACCGAATCCATAACCGGCCATCGTATTCAGTAACAACCCAAACATGGAGAAAAGCACAATGATTAATGTATTGATCAAGTAAACACCAAAGTTAAGATTTTGGAATAACTCGATGTAATGCTGGAAGGTCGGATTTTCCGGAAACAGTGTCGGCGGGATGCTCAATACCTCTCTGTCGTTTTTAAAAGAACTGAGAATCATCCAGATAAACGGCAAAGAAACGAGTAAACCACCTGCGAACAGGATAAAAAGCACAACTGCTCTCTCAAATTTATTTTTTAATTCCATAGCGGCACCTCACTAGGTTTAGTCTGTTTTCCTCAGTTTAAATTGAACGAGTGTTGCTACAATGACAATAGCGAACAGAACAAAGGACGCTGCAGCTCCGT
Encoded proteins:
- the gndA gene encoding NADP-dependent phosphogluconate dehydrogenase, with amino-acid sequence MAKQQIGVIGLAVMGKNLALNIESRGYSVSVFNRSYEKTEDFLKNEAKGKNFVGSETIEEFVASLEKPRKILLMVKAGAATDATIESLKPHLDDGDILIDGGNTFFKDTIRRNKELAESGLHFIGTGVSGGEEGALKGPSIMPGGQKEAFDKVQPILEAIAAKVDGEPCTTYIGPDGAGHYVKMVHNGIEYGDMQLISEAYFILKHVLGLSAEELHEVFADWNKGELDSYLIEITADIFTKMDEETGKPLVDMILDTAGQKGTGKWTSQSALDLGVPLPIITESVFSRFISAMKEERVKASKVLSGPEMAKESFEGDKKELIEAVRKALYMSKICSYAQGFAQMRSASEEYDWNLRYGDIAMIFRGGCIIRAQFLQKIKEAYDREPGLTNLLLDPYFKDIVENYQSSLREVLAIAIKRGIPVPAFSSALAYYDSYRTEKLPANLLQAQRDYFGAHTYQRLDKDGIFHTEWMK
- a CDS encoding alkaline phosphatase, whose amino-acid sequence is MKKRNRTKKWVVASVLAAFAYGTTMTPTYNVSAEANKETEVKNVIFMIGDGMGPAYQTAYRYFKDDPDTQQMEDTFFDPYLTGMQTTYSADAYFDGGEEDEKENIPDSAATATAMSSGVKTYNGAIAVDLEKHDTKTVLEAAKQHGKATGLVATSQINHATPAAFGTHDESRNNYDQIADDYFDNLVDGEHAVDVLLGGGTDFFIRDDRDLTKEFKKDGYSYIDTRKKLLQDKNEQVLGLFAPVGLDKAIDRTEDQPSLAEMTMSALERLKKDEDGFFLMVEGSQIDWAGHDNDIVAAMSEMEDFEQAFAKAIDFAEQDGETLVVATADHSTGGLSVGRNGEYQWHPEVLQAAEKTPDYMAEQIAGGAEIETTLDEHIQFDLTDDEIEAVRAAFEEAKDQDEEDLILAVDAAIENIFDMRSGTGWTTEGHTGVDVPVYAFGPGAEHFSGHMDNTDNADNIFRLMGIEDKETGDQLADTASSHPTGILIGSILSILGAMLFIRKKTPEEHNS
- a CDS encoding class D sortase, with protein sequence MRYWFGITLFAIGMLMAGWHGYRWWEESTAVIVDRTEARSVSLHWEDTTIQEPMPHKTTSEDQSRVSAAQTFTTGEKIAELTIPKLDRIYPVFWGTDKETLQQGIGMYDSPSMAQPDQLGHTGLAGHRDTVFVGLDTLQPGDRIYLDFQDQTYEYQIRKTWITDANDRSVLTEKQAPTLTLTTCYPFNFIGSAPDRFIIQADLIGKQTLEGSAT
- a CDS encoding LacI family DNA-binding transcriptional regulator, translated to MATIKDVAKLAGVAISTASYALNNSAKISAATRKKVEEAARSLNYQKNGFASDLKRTQTKTIVLILSDLSGPYYSELIKGVQEVTSANGYDLIACSSIGGQQSTAVKFLKEKRADGVVVLAHNITDEVILDSARPDFPIVVLDRNLQHDHVIQVEVDNTEGARMATNYLLDRGMKEIAYISGPNNSHDNERRLSGYREALEKRHVPFSSRLKISGDFTRDSGYFSTKMLIAQQHLPEAVFFANDEMAIGGLQAFAEKGIRVPDDISVIGFDDIQLSEYVSPPLTTIRQPKYEAGALAVHLIFQVLAGEKVEDHYNLSTELIERSSVKNHSYSR
- a CDS encoding alpha/beta hydrolase, coding for MALIECHFGSEVLSKNMSMKVILPQERRSDGEGHPTLYLLHGFSDNHTAWTRCTSLERYAEEKNLAVVMPAADNSYYADMRYGGNYWTFLTEELPKTARSLFPLSAKREDNFVAGQSMGGFGAMKWALNHPDRFAAAASLSGVTDMVYHLQNVRQENSDKSRYLSLVFGDEDISGTVDDLLYQLRRVDGSASEKPTLYQACGTEDFLYEHNRRFLHACKETSFELTTDFGPGDHEWQYWDQVIQRVLRWLPVK
- a CDS encoding carbohydrate ABC transporter permease: MELKNKFERAVVLFILFAGGLLVSLPFIWMILSSFKNDREVLSIPPTLFPENPTFQHYIELFQNLNFGVYLINTLIIVLFSMFGLLLNTMAGYGFGKFNFRFKEGWFMIVLITMMIPGQVTMIPTYLILNEMGLTNTMAGIILPGLIAAFNIFLIRQFMVTVPDDLIEAARLDGAGEFYIFFKLIIPLAKPILAVQVILTFIASWNSFLWPLIVANDESLYTLSVGLALLQDENVTNYGLQMAGSAFMVVPIVVIFMIFQKYIVEGFNVSGIK